TGCCGCCATCCTCGGGCAAGGCGGGTGGCTGGTTGTTTCCCTGAAGTGGGTCGCCGCTGCTTATCTCGTCTGGCTAGGTTGTCAGCTGATCCGCAGTGGCTTGAAATCGGGTCGACTGGATGTAGGTGGCAGCATGGTGATCGATGAATCGGCGTCGGCGTGTTGGAGGCGTGGCCTGTTCTGCAACCTGTTGAACCCGAAAGTCGCTGTCTTTCTTGCCGGAGTGACCGCGCCTTTTCTGGTCATCAAGGATACACCACAAGGGTGGCCTGTGATGTTGTGTGTGACGATTGTGTTGGAAGGCTTGCTCCTTTGGTGCGCGTGGGTCTTCCTGTTGCAGGCGTCAGCCGTACGCGAGCTTTATCTGAAATCGGCGCACTGGTTCGACCTTGTCTTTGGAGTGGCTTTGTTAGGCGTGGCCGTGGCTCTGGTATGGACCAGGTAGGGCGGCTTTGCAAGCTGCCGACAGGGTGTGCGTCCTTGGGTTGCTTGGCGACAGCTTGCAAAGCCGCCCTACTGTCTAGATCGCATTCGCAATCGCCTCAGCCATTGCCACGGTGCCCACCTTGGTTTCACCTACTTTACCGGTAAACAGGTCACCGGTGCGGAGTCCTGAATCAATCGCCATGTTGACCGCGGCTTCGATGGCATCGGCAGCGTCGTTTTCACCGAGCGAATAGCGCAGCATCATGGCGGCGGAAAGGATCTGGGCAATCGGGTTGGCAATGCCTTGACCTGCAATGTCGGGAGCGGATCCCCCCGAGGGTTCATACATACCGAAGTAGAGGCCGTTGTCGTTTTTATTGCCTAATGAGGCGCTCGGCAGCATACCAAGGGAGCCGGAGATCATCGCCATTTCATCAGAAAGAATGTCGCCAAAGAGGTTGCCGGTGACCAGCACATCAAACGAGCCGGGCTGCTTGATGAGCTGCATGGCTGCGTTGTCGACGTAGAGGTGGGAGAGTGTGACCTCCGGGTATTCCCTGGAGACTTCAATGACCGTTTCGCGCCACAGGACGGAGTTTTGCAGGACGTTGGCTTTGTCGACCGAGCAAAGACGTTTGTTGCGAGCCATGGCGGCGTTGAAGGCGATGTGGGCGATGCGGATGATCTCACTTTTTTTGTAGACCATGGTATCGACGGCAACGGGTTCGCCATCCACCACACTGATGCCTTTGGGTTGGCCAAAATAGATACCGCCGGTGAGCTCGCGCACGCAGAGGACGTCGAAACCATTCGGGATGAGTTCGTTTTTGACCGGTGACGCATGGGTCAGCGAGGGCAGGCAGACACCCGGGCGAAGGTTGGCAAAGAGGTTGAACTTTTTGCGCAGTGGAAGTAGCGCGCCACGCTCGGGCTGTTGATCGGGCGGGAGTTTTTCCCATTTAGGACCACCCACCGAGCCAAAGAGAATGGCGTCGGCCTTTTCGCAGGAGGCAACCGTTTCCCCAGGAAGCGGGCAACCTGTGGCATCGATGGCGGCGCCCCCGACGAGCTGGACGTCTTTTTCAAAGGTGATGGCAAACTTCTCGCTGACTGCGTCGAGCACAAGCATGGAGGCGTCCATGACTTCAGGGCCAATGCCGTCGCCGGCGAGTACGGAGATCTTATAGGTCGTTGACATGCGGGCTCTGTAATCACATTTCGAACAAGTTTGAAGTTTATTTAACAACGAAGCGTGTACATATTCCCGCCTGTGGAACTGACAATGCATTTTCTCTGGCTGACCGGTGGTCTGGTATGTCTCTATTATGGAGCCGAGTGGCTGGTGAAGGGGGCTTCTGAGATTGCGCTACGACTGGGCATTTCCCCCCTGGTTGTCGGGCTGACAGTGGTGGCGTTCGGGACAAGTATGCCGGAGCTACTGGTTTGCCTGAAGGCAAACTCACCCGAGGTGATTGCAACTCCTGCGGGATGGTTCGGATTTCAAATCGAAGCCAGCCAGGAGAGTCCGGATATGGCGCTGGGGAATATTGTGGGGTCGAATATCTTTAATATCGCGCTGATTCTTGGAGTAGCGGCATTGATCCGCCCGGTGGTCATCCACTCCCAACTGATCCTGCGTGAGCTACCCATCCTGCTGGTGAGCTCGATCGTATTTGCTGTGATGATGATGGATAAACATCTCAGCCGATGGGAAGGGGGAGTCCTTTTTGTAGGTATCCTGGTTTACATCGCAGCCAGTGTCAGGCTTTCCAAGAACTCGAGGCACATAGTGGGAGCTGACGAATTCGAGGAGTTTGAGAAAAAGGAGATCGAGCAAGCGAAAAAAGGAGGCCTCCGGATACTCACCGACCTGGGATTCATTCTGCTTGGCATCGTGACCCTCGTGGTGGGCGCCGACTGGCTGGTGGACCACGGAGAGAAAATCGCCGAGTGGTTCGGCGTGCCCGATGTCATTATTTCGCTGACCTTGTTTGCGCTGGGGACATCGCTCCCTGAGTTGGCAACCTCCGTTGTTGCTGCCCTCAAGCGCCAGGGGGATATCATCACCGGTAATGCCATCGGCTCCTGTATTTTCAATCTGCTCGCCGTCATCGGGATTACCGCCGGGGTCAAACCGATCAATGGCGATGCAATCTCATGGATCGATCTTGGTGTGATGCTGGGACTGACTGTCATTATCATCCCGTTGATGTGGTCCCGGATGAGGCTCTCACGTATTGAAGGCGGGTTGCTGGTAGGTGTGGCCTTTGCCTATTCGCTTGTGGTGGTCTTGTTGCAGAGATAGGCCATTTCCTGGTTGTCAGGTGGCCTGCCGACGTGTTCTTATCCAGATAAAAGAGCCAAAAAATCCCCGCACGCTGAAGAGCGCGCGGGGAACGAATGGTTATGCGTTGTTAGTTGTTGGTTGTTGTGCTTATTTGTAACCGATGATGAGCGCGTAGTGGGCACCATTGTATGTGCTGTTAGACATCTGCATTTTGATATAGAAGGTGCCTGACCACTTGGGCTTGACCCGCACGACTGGAACGGCATCCACCTTGGTGTCGCGACCGACCTCGTTCATGTTTTCATCATAGAGGATGATATCGACGTCATAGGCATCCGAGCAGCCGCCTCCTACGAGCACATACTCAGTGCCAGCCTTGAGCGTGGTTTTGATCGTTGTGCTGCCGCCTTTGCGGAGCAGACCGTGCCAATAATCGTTGCGGAAGCTAATACCCTGCTTTTTCAAGGCCTGGGCGATTTTAAGGGCACGACCCTTGGCTTCGGTGGTAGTGGCTTCTGCGCTTGGTGCTAAAAAGATAGCTAACAAAGCTAGGGCGGGGACGAGTAGTTTCTTCATAGTGGGACAATGCTAGCAAAGACCGTGCCGTTTCGTCAAAACAAATCTTTGTTGCGCAGGCTAAATGGGTCGGCCAACTGGTTGTTTGTTTCTCCTAAGAAAAAGGAAAACGGTGGCCGATAGAATGAGTATCGTAGAGGATGATTCAGGGACGGTACTGTAGCCGAGGTCCCTTAGGAATGCGGCATCCAGTTCGGTCAGTAAACGGCGTTCCCCCATGCCGATGAACGGCACTACAACGGCAGTTTGTGAGGACCCGTTGTCCAGGCGGGTGCTCATGGTTCCATCGGCGACGTGGCCACTGCCAGATTCGATCAATCCGTTGCCTGTGCCGTAAAGGTTGATGACGTGGCTGCCTGTCCAGTTGGTCGCTCCGCTGATTTGATCGTCCCAAGTAGTGGAAGTGCCTAGTCCAACAACGTGAAGCATTTCGTGCAAAGCGACCGAGTATAAATCGTATTTTCCCGCGTCCACTGGCGTGGTGTGATCAAAGTGCCAAAAACTTTCCAATGTGCTGTCACTGTCTTTGCCTTTTTTGTTGTCAGTGTCCACGTCGAACCACAGGTTGCCGATGCCGGCGCCAATATCGAGGTTGTAGCTTCCGGGATAACCTCCGAACAATGTGGTTCCGTTGATATTTTGAATGACTGGGCCAGCGCCACGACCGATCCCGTTGTTTGAATTGACAACGGCTTCATCAATGGCGTTTTGCAGGTAGGTGGGTGAGATGTTGGAAGCGGAAATGCCTAACTGCACGCCCGCTGGGCCTCCGGATGCCAAAGTGACCCCAGCCAGTTCGCGGACGCCCACAAAAATTTTGACTGTGTTGGCGGCCAGGGAAGGGTTCGAAATTGACTCCTGGGTTCCGTCAGTGGGATTAATGAAGAGGTAATCCCAGTCGAAGGTCACCGAGGTAAAACCATCAGAGCCCGTATAGGTTTCCTGAACCGGTGCCAATGTCGTGTTGATAAGGGCACTGATATCTGCCGCCGCCTTTTCCAAAGCCGACTTTGCCCGTTCATTGGTTTCAAAAAAATGATCGGTTCCCGCATCGTAGCTATAGTCCAGCTCGATGTTGAGTGCTTTTGATGGCGTAGTAAGTAAGGTTACTGAAGCAGCGATCAACCCCGCCACCTTCCTTGTTTTTGAAGAGCTTGATTTACACACGACCAATGCCATATCACCCCTCGCGGCTGGTGGCAAGTTAATATTATGGCCTGTATGATAGTCTGTATTTCCTTAGCAAACCGGACACTGGTTGATCTGCTGGAAGAAGTCGTTGCCTTTGTTGTCGACCAGAATGAATGCGGGGAAGTTCTCCACTTTGATTTTCCAAACGGCTTCCATCCCGAGTTCAGGGTATTCGAGCACCTCGAGTTCCTTGATGTTGTCGGTGGCTAACAGTGCGGCAGGGCCACCGGCTGAACCGAGGTAAAAACCTCCGTTGTTTTTACAGGCGTCAGTGACTTGCTGGGAGCGGTTGCCCTTGGCGAGCATCACCATCGAGCCGCCATGTTTTTGGAAAAGGTCGACGTATCCGTCCATACGCCCCGCTGTGGTCGGGCCGAACGATCCCGATGCGTAACCCGCGGGGGTTTTTGCCGGGCCGGCGTAGTAAACGGGGTGGTCTTTGAAATACTGCGGCAGGTCACCCTCGGCTTCCAGTCGTTCCTTGAGCTTGGCGTGAGCGATGTCACGGGCCACGATGATGGTTCCCGTCAGCGACACCGCAGTGGTGACGGGGTACTTGTCCAGCGTTTCCAGCACCTTGTCCATGCCTTCATCGAGGTTGATGTTGACGCCGCTGAACTTCCAGTCCTTGTATTTCTCGGGGATATACTGACCGGGGTTGGTTTCAAGCTTCTCGAGGAAAACCCCGTCCCTGGTGATCTTGGCCTTGGCTTGCCGGTCGGCTGAACAGGAAACACCGATGCCGACCGGGCAGGAGGCACCGTGTCGGGGGAGCCGGATCACCCGCACGTCCAGGGCAAAGTACTTGCCGCCAAACTGCGCACCGATACCGATCTCGCGCGCGGCGATCAGGAGTTCTTCCTCCATCTGGGTGTCACGGAATGCCTGGCCGTGCTCGTTGCCTTCGGTTGGAAGTTCATCGTAATACCGGGTTGATGCCATCTTCACGGTTTTCAGACATGTTTCCGCAGACGTTCCACCCACCACAATCGCGAGGTGGTAGGGGGGGCAGGCCGCCGTGCCGAGGGACTTCATTTTCTCAATACAAAACGCCTTCAGGCTGGCGGGATTGAGCAGGGCTTTGGTTTCCTGATAGAGGTAGGTCTTGTTGGCTGACCCGCCGCCCTTGGAAATAAAGAGAAACTTGTAAGCGTCACCCTCAGTGGCGTAGAGGTCGATCTGGGCCGGCAGGTTGGTCTTGGTGTTGACCTCGTCGTACATGGTCAGCGGGGACGACTGCGAGTAGCGCAGGTTTTCCTCGGTGTAGGTTTTATGGATACCGCGGGAAAGGTGTTCGGCGTCGTCGCCGGTGGTGCGGACGTTCTGGCCTTTTTTACCCATGACGATGGCGGTTCCCGTGTCCTGGCAGGCAGGCAGGATGCCGTGGGAGGCGATCTCCGCGTTTTTAAGTAGCATCAGTGCGACCATACGGTCGTTGTCGGTGGCTTCCGGAT
The sequence above is drawn from the Akkermansiaceae bacterium genome and encodes:
- a CDS encoding LysE family translocator — translated: MPGWTGEWLVFVGVMALGQFSPGPDMLLLTRTALASGRMPGCWTAIGIASGLAVHATIAVTGVAAILGQGGWLVVSLKWVAAAYLVWLGCQLIRSGLKSGRLDVGGSMVIDESASACWRRGLFCNLLNPKVAVFLAGVTAPFLVIKDTPQGWPVMLCVTIVLEGLLLWCAWVFLLQASAVRELYLKSAHWFDLVFGVALLGVAVALVWTR
- the leuB gene encoding 3-isopropylmalate dehydrogenase, with protein sequence MSTTYKISVLAGDGIGPEVMDASMLVLDAVSEKFAITFEKDVQLVGGAAIDATGCPLPGETVASCEKADAILFGSVGGPKWEKLPPDQQPERGALLPLRKKFNLFANLRPGVCLPSLTHASPVKNELIPNGFDVLCVRELTGGIYFGQPKGISVVDGEPVAVDTMVYKKSEIIRIAHIAFNAAMARNKRLCSVDKANVLQNSVLWRETVIEVSREYPEVTLSHLYVDNAAMQLIKQPGSFDVLVTGNLFGDILSDEMAMISGSLGMLPSASLGNKNDNGLYFGMYEPSGGSAPDIAGQGIANPIAQILSAAMMLRYSLGENDAADAIEAAVNMAIDSGLRTGDLFTGKVGETKVGTVAMAEAIANAI
- a CDS encoding calcium/sodium antiporter — its product is MHFLWLTGGLVCLYYGAEWLVKGASEIALRLGISPLVVGLTVVAFGTSMPELLVCLKANSPEVIATPAGWFGFQIEASQESPDMALGNIVGSNIFNIALILGVAALIRPVVIHSQLILRELPILLVSSIVFAVMMMDKHLSRWEGGVLFVGILVYIAASVRLSKNSRHIVGADEFEEFEKKEIEQAKKGGLRILTDLGFILLGIVTLVVGADWLVDHGEKIAEWFGVPDVIISLTLFALGTSLPELATSVVAALKRQGDIITGNAIGSCIFNLLAVIGITAGVKPINGDAISWIDLGVMLGLTVIIIPLMWSRMRLSRIEGGLLVGVAFAYSLVVVLLQR
- a CDS encoding PEP-CTERM sorting domain-containing protein (PEP-CTERM proteins occur, often in large numbers, in the proteomes of bacteria that also encode an exosortase, a predicted intramembrane cysteine proteinase. The presence of a PEP-CTERM domain at a protein's C-terminus predicts cleavage within the sorting domain, followed by covalent anchoring to some some component of the (usually Gram-negative) cell surface. Many PEP-CTERM proteins exhibit an unusual sequence composition that includes large numbers of potential glycosylation sites. Expression of one such protein has been shown restore the ability of a bacterium to form floc, a type of biofilm.) yields the protein MAGLIAASVTLLTTPSKALNIELDYSYDAGTDHFFETNERAKSALEKAAADISALINTTLAPVQETYTGSDGFTSVTFDWDYLFINPTDGTQESISNPSLAANTVKIFVGVRELAGVTLASGGPAGVQLGISASNISPTYLQNAIDEAVVNSNNGIGRGAGPVIQNINGTTLFGGYPGSYNLDIGAGIGNLWFDVDTDNKKGKDSDSTLESFWHFDHTTPVDAGKYDLYSVALHEMLHVVGLGTSTTWDDQISGATNWTGSHVINLYGTGNGLIESGSGHVADGTMSTRLDNGSSQTAVVVPFIGMGERRLLTELDAAFLRDLGYSTVPESSSTILILSATVFLFLRRNKQPVGRPI
- a CDS encoding fumarate hydratase, producing MSITPFHYQEPFPLGPDTTEYEQISTEGVSTAEFEGETILKIAPEALTMLANEASKAICFKLRSSHLKQVAAILDDPEATDNDRMVALMLLKNAEIASHGILPACQDTGTAIVMGKKGQNVRTTGDDAEHLSRGIHKTYTEENLRYSQSSPLTMYDEVNTKTNLPAQIDLYATEGDAYKFLFISKGGGSANKTYLYQETKALLNPASLKAFCIEKMKSLGTAACPPYHLAIVVGGTSAETCLKTVKMASTRYYDELPTEGNEHGQAFRDTQMEEELLIAAREIGIGAQFGGKYFALDVRVIRLPRHGASCPVGIGVSCSADRQAKAKITRDGVFLEKLETNPGQYIPEKYKDWKFSGVNINLDEGMDKVLETLDKYPVTTAVSLTGTIIVARDIAHAKLKERLEAEGDLPQYFKDHPVYYAGPAKTPAGYASGSFGPTTAGRMDGYVDLFQKHGGSMVMLAKGNRSQQVTDACKNNGGFYLGSAGGPAALLATDNIKELEVLEYPELGMEAVWKIKVENFPAFILVDNKGNDFFQQINQCPVC